The Nitriliruptor alkaliphilus DSM 45188 genome includes a region encoding these proteins:
- a CDS encoding MarP family serine protease has product MLDLLLLVAIAIAVATGLRLGFLARAASFIGLVAGIALATVTVPYALAVTGDGQPAVRLFVGLVVLAVTVTVVATLFQAFGLRLRRSVADTPLSTIDRGAGAIAGVLIVLMVVWFLIPAASVVPGSVARQVRTSAVVDAVMNLTPPPPDTVQALRNLVDTSRFPEVFADLQPAPDTGPPPDQIPIDAAVVERATASTVNVETEGCGRRFEGSGFTIQPGVVVTNAHVIAGADVVEVRLPDGPLLPATVVVLDPDRDLAVLEVDDLPQEPLERATGDVGMVGVVIGYPGGQDTPRVAPVEVRDKRTAIGRDIYGRDRTEREVLFLAAELRQGDSGSPVIDGNGRVVGVTFAISPDQPTSAFALDRTELEAVLGADRNPGFTGPCI; this is encoded by the coding sequence ATGCTCGACCTCCTACTGCTCGTCGCCATCGCCATCGCGGTGGCCACGGGGTTGCGCCTGGGGTTCCTCGCGCGGGCCGCCTCCTTCATCGGCCTCGTCGCGGGCATCGCCCTGGCCACCGTCACCGTCCCCTACGCGCTGGCGGTCACCGGCGACGGCCAGCCGGCGGTCCGCCTGTTCGTCGGGCTGGTCGTCCTCGCCGTCACGGTCACCGTGGTCGCCACGCTGTTCCAGGCCTTCGGTCTCCGTCTGCGCCGGTCGGTCGCCGATACCCCGCTGTCGACGATCGACCGCGGCGCGGGAGCGATCGCCGGCGTCCTGATCGTGCTGATGGTGGTCTGGTTCCTGATCCCCGCCGCGTCGGTCGTCCCGGGGTCGGTGGCCCGCCAGGTGCGCACGTCGGCGGTCGTCGACGCGGTGATGAACCTCACCCCACCGCCGCCGGACACCGTGCAGGCGCTGCGCAACCTGGTCGACACCAGCCGCTTCCCGGAGGTCTTCGCGGACCTGCAACCGGCGCCCGACACCGGCCCGCCGCCCGACCAGATCCCGATCGATGCGGCCGTGGTCGAGCGCGCCACGGCGTCGACCGTGAACGTCGAGACCGAGGGGTGCGGCCGCCGCTTCGAGGGCAGCGGATTCACCATCCAGCCGGGGGTCGTGGTGACCAACGCCCACGTCATCGCGGGGGCGGACGTGGTCGAGGTGCGCCTGCCCGACGGGCCGCTGCTGCCGGCGACCGTCGTGGTGCTCGACCCCGACCGGGATCTGGCCGTCCTCGAGGTCGACGATCTGCCCCAGGAGCCGCTCGAGCGCGCCACGGGCGACGTCGGCATGGTCGGCGTGGTCATCGGCTACCCGGGCGGCCAGGACACCCCGCGCGTGGCCCCCGTCGAGGTCCGCGACAAGCGCACCGCCATCGGTCGCGACATCTACGGACGCGACCGCACCGAGCGCGAGGTCCTGTTCCTCGCGGCCGAGCTCCGACAGGGCGACTCCGGTTCGCCGGTGATCGACGGCAACGGTCGCGTGGTCGGCGTGACCTTCGCGATCAGCCCGGACCAGCCGACGTCCGCCTTCGCGCTCGACCGGACCGAACTCGAGGCCGTCCTCGGGGCCGACCGCAACCCCGGGTTCACGGGCCCGTGCATCTGA
- a CDS encoding ABC transporter permease, which translates to MSDVASVAPHRDPGRLRATAQAVGGLLLRDLRVLRRELYAFLSRTIMQPLLFVFVFAYVFPRIGQGIGSSDAAAGGVDFATVLVPGLVAVAIVFQGITAVALPLSNEFGGTKEIEDRIMAPVPVQVVALEKVLFGGLQSVLAGLVVLPMVLAIPAAPVEVSVTSWPLLLAVAVLSASLSGALGLALGTFVNPRQIGLMFSLVVLPLTFLGAVYYPWAALDTVRWLQIGVLVNPLVYISEGLRAALTPSIETMPPAAFLGALALATALLLAIGLRGFVRRTVG; encoded by the coding sequence GTGAGTGACGTGGCGTCGGTCGCGCCGCACCGCGACCCCGGCCGGCTGCGAGCCACCGCCCAGGCGGTCGGGGGGTTGCTCTTGCGCGACCTGCGCGTGCTGCGCCGCGAGCTGTACGCCTTCCTCAGCCGCACCATCATGCAGCCGTTGCTGTTCGTGTTCGTGTTCGCCTACGTCTTCCCGCGCATCGGGCAGGGGATCGGCAGCAGCGACGCCGCAGCGGGCGGCGTGGACTTCGCCACCGTCCTGGTCCCGGGCCTCGTCGCCGTGGCGATCGTGTTCCAGGGCATCACCGCCGTCGCCCTCCCGCTGTCCAACGAGTTCGGCGGCACCAAGGAGATCGAGGACCGCATCATGGCCCCGGTGCCGGTCCAGGTCGTCGCCCTCGAGAAGGTGCTCTTCGGGGGGCTGCAGAGCGTCCTCGCCGGCCTCGTCGTGCTGCCGATGGTGCTCGCGATCCCCGCCGCGCCGGTGGAGGTCTCGGTCACGTCGTGGCCGCTGCTCCTGGCCGTCGCGGTCCTCTCGGCGTCGCTGTCCGGGGCCCTCGGGCTGGCCCTCGGCACCTTCGTGAACCCGCGCCAGATCGGGCTGATGTTCTCCCTGGTGGTGCTGCCGCTGACGTTCCTCGGCGCGGTCTACTACCCCTGGGCAGCGCTCGACACCGTGCGGTGGTTGCAGATCGGCGTGCTGGTCAACCCGCTGGTCTACATCAGCGAGGGCCTACGTGCAGCCCTCACGCCGTCGATCGAGACCATGCCGCCGGCAGCGTTCCTCGGTGCCCTCGCGCTCGCCACCGCTCTCCTGCTGGCGATCGGGCTGCGCGGCTTCGTGCGCCGGACCGTCGGCTGA
- a CDS encoding ABC transporter ATP-binding protein, with protein sequence MSAHLATDLPGTATATPAGADGAAVSLSGLAKCYRGPPEVRAVDGVDLVVPPGQLFGLLGPNGAGKSTTVGMCTTRIRPTSGSVRIEGIDAVADPSRVKRRIGVVTQDNTLDRACTLWENLVYHCRYFGWSGRDARARADELLERFHLADRRDAFPMQISGGMAQRLQVARAIAHRPSVLFLDEPTAGLDPQSRIALWELVHELRADGLTVVLTTHHMEEAQTICDRVAIIDHGRVLVDDTPQRLIAAHGTAATIDVRFGQTPDARLLDRLRAIAGVSDVEPRGDAVRLTTDDRTGLLARVVEAAEGVDLADVTRSGANLEAVFIHLTGRDLRE encoded by the coding sequence GTGAGCGCCCACCTGGCCACCGACCTGCCGGGGACCGCGACCGCCACGCCGGCGGGTGCCGACGGAGCCGCCGTGAGCCTGTCCGGGCTGGCCAAGTGCTACCGGGGGCCACCCGAGGTCCGAGCCGTCGACGGGGTCGACCTGGTCGTGCCGCCCGGCCAGCTGTTCGGCCTGCTCGGCCCGAACGGCGCGGGCAAGTCGACCACCGTCGGGATGTGCACCACCCGCATCCGGCCGACGTCGGGATCGGTCCGGATCGAGGGGATCGACGCGGTCGCCGACCCCTCCCGGGTGAAGCGACGCATCGGCGTGGTCACCCAGGACAACACCCTCGACCGGGCGTGCACCCTGTGGGAGAACCTGGTCTACCACTGCCGCTACTTCGGCTGGTCGGGTCGCGATGCCCGTGCCCGGGCCGACGAGCTGCTCGAGCGCTTCCACCTGGCCGACCGCCGTGATGCCTTCCCGATGCAGATCTCGGGCGGCATGGCGCAGCGCCTGCAGGTGGCACGTGCGATCGCTCACCGACCCTCGGTGCTGTTCCTCGACGAGCCGACCGCGGGGCTGGACCCGCAGAGCCGCATCGCGCTGTGGGAGCTGGTGCACGAGCTGCGTGCCGACGGCCTCACCGTGGTGCTCACCACCCACCACATGGAGGAGGCGCAGACCATCTGCGACCGGGTCGCGATCATCGACCACGGACGGGTGCTCGTCGACGACACCCCGCAGCGGCTCATCGCGGCGCACGGCACCGCAGCCACCATCGACGTGCGTTTCGGCCAGACCCCGGACGCGCGGCTGCTCGATCGGCTGCGCGCGATCGCGGGCGTGAGCGACGTCGAGCCGCGTGGCGACGCGGTCCGGCTGACCACCGACGACCGGACCGGACTCCTGGCACGCGTCGTCGAGGCGGCCGAGGGGGTCGACCTGGCCGACGTCACGCGGTCCGGAGCCAACCTCGAGGCCGTGTTCATCCACCTGACGGGCAGGGACCTGCGTGAGTGA
- a CDS encoding ArsR/SmtB family transcription factor, whose product MTRPTRRPASPEEAKALAHPVRQRIIRLCGIQERTNKELADALDRDPATVLHHVRRLVATGFLEACDERVGPSGAREKPYRSTGASWTLSLDEHPEEAGEVGMLDATREELLAAGPDVVRLAARFVVRLPEDELEALLARVHELIDEAVDRSAPLDDHRLPAHSAVVLVHRFPDAQEPDAAGDP is encoded by the coding sequence GTGACCAGACCGACCCGGCGCCCGGCCTCCCCGGAGGAGGCCAAGGCGTTGGCGCACCCCGTGCGTCAACGCATCATCCGGCTGTGCGGCATCCAGGAGCGCACCAACAAGGAGCTGGCCGACGCGCTCGACCGCGACCCTGCGACGGTGCTGCACCACGTCCGCCGGCTGGTGGCCACCGGGTTCCTCGAGGCCTGTGACGAACGCGTGGGCCCGTCGGGTGCCCGCGAGAAGCCGTACCGCTCCACGGGCGCCTCGTGGACGCTGTCGCTCGACGAACACCCCGAGGAGGCCGGTGAGGTCGGGATGCTCGACGCCACCCGCGAGGAGCTGCTCGCCGCCGGCCCCGATGTGGTCCGCCTGGCTGCCCGGTTCGTGGTCCGCCTGCCCGAGGACGAACTGGAGGCGCTGCTCGCTCGTGTGCACGAGCTGATCGACGAGGCGGTCGATCGGTCGGCGCCGCTCGACGACCACCGGCTCCCCGCCCACAGCGCGGTCGTGCTGGTGCACCGGTTCCCCGACGCGCAGGAGCCGGACGCGGCGGGCGACCCGTGA
- a CDS encoding MFS transporter, producing MTVERSDTIRRASLGAGYRWLLAAAGNANLADGILKAALPLLAVRLTDSPALVAGVAFAAGLPWLLAALHAGALADRLDRRRTMLLANLARALVLAAFAGTIAVGLDRIWLLYAVALGLGLAETLHDTSAQSFLPQLVGRDRLAQANGRLYGVEITANQFVGPPLGAFVLAASAVVAVAVPGALFAVAALALGRIRGAFRPERTGAATSLAADVREGVRMLWDHRLLRTFAWMVGVMNLAGTATFAVLVLYARGPMGLTEGQYGILLTASAIGSLLASLVTERIEAAIGRAWSLRLCVLSGVLAGAVPALTADRWLVGASMVVFGAGVVLWNVVVVSFRQRVTPDRLLGRVNAAFRLLAWGTMPLGAALAGLLGELIGIRAVFACSAGLVALLLLVRISDRDLDEADVIEAPLS from the coding sequence GTGACCGTCGAGCGCTCCGACACGATCCGGCGGGCCTCCCTCGGCGCCGGGTACCGCTGGCTGCTGGCTGCCGCCGGGAACGCCAACCTCGCCGACGGCATATTGAAGGCGGCGTTGCCCCTGCTGGCGGTGCGCCTGACCGACTCGCCCGCCCTGGTCGCCGGGGTGGCGTTCGCGGCCGGCCTGCCCTGGCTGCTCGCGGCCCTCCACGCCGGGGCGTTGGCCGACCGGCTCGACCGGCGCCGCACGATGCTGCTGGCCAACCTGGCGCGCGCGCTCGTCCTCGCCGCGTTCGCCGGCACGATCGCGGTCGGGCTCGACCGCATCTGGCTGCTGTACGCCGTCGCCCTCGGCCTCGGCCTGGCCGAGACGCTGCACGACACCTCCGCCCAGTCCTTCCTCCCCCAGCTGGTGGGCCGCGACCGGCTCGCGCAGGCCAACGGGCGCCTGTACGGCGTCGAGATCACCGCGAACCAGTTCGTCGGGCCGCCCCTCGGAGCCTTCGTGCTCGCCGCCTCGGCCGTGGTCGCGGTCGCCGTCCCGGGTGCGCTGTTCGCCGTCGCGGCGCTCGCCCTCGGACGGATCCGCGGCGCGTTCCGTCCCGAGCGCACGGGGGCGGCGACCAGCCTCGCTGCCGACGTCCGCGAGGGCGTGCGGATGCTGTGGGACCACCGGCTGCTGCGCACCTTCGCGTGGATGGTCGGGGTGATGAACCTGGCCGGGACGGCCACCTTCGCCGTCCTCGTCCTGTACGCCCGGGGACCGATGGGCCTGACGGAGGGGCAGTACGGCATCCTCCTGACGGCATCGGCGATCGGCTCGCTGTTGGCCAGCCTCGTGACCGAACGGATCGAGGCCGCCATCGGCCGGGCCTGGTCGCTGCGGCTGTGCGTGCTCAGCGGCGTGCTGGCCGGTGCGGTGCCCGCCCTGACCGCCGACCGCTGGCTGGTGGGGGCGTCGATGGTGGTGTTCGGCGCCGGTGTCGTCCTGTGGAACGTGGTCGTGGTCTCGTTCCGTCAGCGGGTCACACCCGACCGGCTGCTCGGCCGCGTGAACGCCGCCTTCCGCCTGCTGGCCTGGGGAACCATGCCCCTCGGGGCCGCGCTGGCCGGCCTGCTCGGTGAGCTGATCGGCATCCGCGCCGTCTTCGCGTGCTCGGCCGGGCTGGTGGCGCTGCTGCTGCTCGTGCGCATCAGCGACCGCGACCTCGACGAGGCCGACGTGATCGAGGCACCGCTCAGCTGA
- the trhA gene encoding PAQR family membrane homeostasis protein TrhA, protein MEPLTSTIEPPTTDDDAAARRRRAVLARSASAERFAAGPRPTTRGRSHLVAALLTLPGAALWTALTPAGAPRWAVAAFAWGVALMFTASALLHLRRWPTATCERLVRLDHTGIYLAIGGTGVALGLLGFTGLPRTLLLTAAIAGTTVGIVVEWLPFAPPRGFSNAVYLTLGWAPVVLLPWLVAASGWRTALLLLAGGGAYTAGAIVVGLQRPDPVPGHFGYHELFHLLVIVAAATHAAMIVDLVVRLS, encoded by the coding sequence ATGGAGCCCCTGACGAGCACGATCGAGCCCCCGACGACCGACGACGACGCCGCGGCGCGTCGCCGTCGGGCCGTCCTCGCCCGCTCGGCGTCCGCCGAGCGGTTCGCAGCGGGACCGCGGCCGACGACCCGAGGTCGCTCGCACCTCGTGGCCGCCCTGCTGACGCTGCCGGGCGCGGCGCTCTGGACGGCGCTCACCCCGGCGGGTGCCCCGCGGTGGGCGGTGGCCGCCTTCGCCTGGGGGGTGGCGCTGATGTTCACCGCCAGCGCGCTGCTGCACCTGCGTCGCTGGCCGACCGCCACGTGCGAGCGACTGGTCCGCCTGGACCACACCGGGATCTACCTCGCCATCGGCGGCACGGGGGTCGCGCTCGGCCTGCTCGGGTTCACCGGGCTGCCACGGACGCTCCTGCTGACGGCCGCCATCGCGGGGACCACGGTCGGCATCGTCGTCGAGTGGCTGCCGTTCGCGCCGCCCCGGGGGTTCTCCAACGCGGTGTACCTGACCCTCGGGTGGGCGCCGGTCGTCCTGCTGCCCTGGCTGGTCGCCGCGTCGGGGTGGCGGACGGCCCTCCTGCTGCTGGCCGGCGGCGGGGCGTACACGGCGGGGGCCATCGTGGTCGGCCTGCAACGACCGGACCCCGTCCCGGGCCACTTCGGGTACCACGAGCTGTTCCACCTGCTGGTGATCGTCGCGGCGGCCACCCACGCGGCGATGATCGTCGACCTCGTCGTGCGCCTCAGCTGA
- a CDS encoding putative bifunctional diguanylate cyclase/phosphodiesterase: protein MPSWSLVLLVGLLLVGLYLPLPERWLGDLDGQGVIYLIIAVGSAVVVALAARRRTVGRGAWWLIAAGLAASALGDVLWTAHEVVVGTDPPFPWIADGPYVLGWLAIVVGVGALVRDPDRGRRLAVTLDAGVITLAGAVLLWLLVVADLVRDGEASGLELVVSLAYPVLDLALLGILVALLLDRRRATPTSHLIALAAGVQLVADVVYARGVPLEIYATGDPADLGWLLAYVLLAAAALHPSADRIGAIGAAPEALSHRRVLLLWVTVVSTTALAVAAGYPTVDASPQLTYTHVAVGAGATLLMASLVLWRLALAATSLSEALAERGSLQRQLEHEASHDALTGLANRRRFTEVSQREASRRDAAVVFVDLDRFKEINDRLGHTAGDEVLQVVSSRLTGALRPGDLAARLGGDEFAALVHDVGPEELEEVAARLLHLIRGPIVLTNGTEVHVDASVGTARANGDEDCRDLLHDADVAMYEAKRAGRSRVMAYSPDVHAQVTERLVLQAELRHALERGQFAVVYQPIVSVDDRRPVGVEALLRWYHPTHGTVPPDVFIPLAEASGDIIELGRWVLTEACRTIARAAREVGDLQLNVNVSAHQLHHSAFATDVEAALMETGFDPRSLTLEITESVLLEDSPLVRSSVERLCARGVRFAVDDFGTGFSALRYLRDVPLDELKIDRTFVWGIDEGPEDAALAFAILHLADSFALATVGEGVETETQLAALASRGCVLVQGYLISRPLPAETLVAWVAVHRADRAAEAAAGAPPPALR from the coding sequence TTGCCGAGCTGGTCGCTCGTGCTGCTCGTCGGCCTCCTGCTCGTCGGGCTGTACCTGCCGCTGCCGGAGCGGTGGCTCGGTGACCTCGATGGTCAGGGCGTCATCTACCTGATCATCGCCGTGGGCAGCGCGGTCGTGGTCGCCTTGGCCGCGAGACGTCGGACCGTCGGCCGCGGGGCGTGGTGGCTGATCGCGGCCGGGCTCGCCGCGTCCGCCCTGGGTGACGTCCTGTGGACCGCGCACGAGGTGGTCGTCGGGACCGATCCACCGTTCCCGTGGATCGCCGACGGGCCCTACGTCCTCGGCTGGCTCGCCATCGTGGTGGGCGTCGGTGCGTTGGTCCGCGACCCGGACCGCGGTCGTCGTCTCGCGGTGACCCTGGATGCCGGTGTCATCACCCTGGCCGGCGCGGTGCTCCTGTGGCTGCTCGTGGTCGCCGACCTCGTTCGCGACGGGGAGGCCTCGGGGCTCGAGCTGGTGGTGTCCCTGGCCTACCCGGTCCTCGACCTGGCGCTGCTCGGCATCCTCGTGGCCCTGCTGCTCGACCGACGGCGAGCGACCCCCACGTCGCACCTGATCGCCCTCGCGGCCGGTGTTCAGCTGGTCGCGGACGTCGTGTACGCGCGGGGCGTGCCCCTGGAGATCTACGCGACCGGCGACCCGGCCGACCTCGGGTGGCTGCTCGCCTACGTGCTGCTCGCCGCGGCCGCACTGCACCCCTCGGCCGACCGGATCGGTGCGATCGGCGCGGCCCCCGAAGCCCTGTCGCACCGGCGGGTGCTGCTGCTGTGGGTCACCGTGGTCTCCACCACCGCCCTGGCGGTCGCCGCTGGCTACCCGACCGTCGACGCGTCACCGCAGCTGACCTACACCCACGTGGCCGTGGGTGCGGGGGCGACGCTGCTCATGGCCAGCTTGGTGCTGTGGCGGCTGGCGTTGGCGGCGACCTCCCTCAGCGAGGCGTTGGCGGAGCGTGGCAGCCTCCAACGGCAGCTGGAGCACGAGGCGAGCCACGATGCGCTGACCGGGCTCGCCAACCGGCGCCGTTTCACGGAGGTCAGTCAGCGCGAGGCGTCCCGACGCGACGCCGCGGTCGTGTTCGTCGACCTCGACCGCTTCAAGGAGATCAACGATCGTCTCGGGCACACGGCCGGGGACGAGGTCCTGCAGGTGGTCAGCTCACGGCTCACCGGGGCGCTCCGGCCCGGCGACCTCGCCGCCCGCCTCGGTGGTGACGAGTTCGCGGCGCTCGTGCACGACGTGGGGCCGGAGGAGCTGGAGGAGGTCGCAGCTCGGTTGCTGCACCTGATCCGCGGCCCGATCGTGCTCACCAACGGCACGGAGGTTCACGTCGACGCGTCGGTCGGGACCGCCCGGGCGAACGGAGACGAGGACTGCCGGGACCTGCTGCACGACGCCGACGTCGCGATGTACGAGGCGAAGCGTGCCGGCCGCTCGCGGGTGATGGCGTACTCGCCGGACGTCCACGCCCAGGTCACCGAACGTCTCGTGCTGCAGGCCGAGCTGCGTCACGCGCTCGAACGTGGCCAGTTCGCGGTGGTGTACCAACCCATCGTGTCGGTCGACGACCGAAGGCCGGTGGGGGTCGAGGCGCTGCTGCGTTGGTACCACCCGACGCACGGCACCGTGCCGCCGGACGTCTTCATCCCCTTGGCCGAGGCGTCGGGCGACATCATCGAGCTCGGTCGGTGGGTGCTGACCGAGGCGTGCCGCACGATCGCGCGTGCTGCCCGCGAGGTGGGCGACCTCCAGCTGAACGTCAACGTCTCCGCCCACCAGCTCCACCACAGCGCGTTCGCGACCGACGTCGAGGCGGCGCTGATGGAGACCGGCTTCGACCCCCGGTCCCTGACGCTCGAGATCACCGAGTCGGTGCTGCTCGAGGACTCGCCGCTGGTGCGTTCCTCCGTGGAGCGGTTGTGTGCCCGCGGGGTCCGCTTCGCCGTCGACGACTTCGGGACGGGGTTCTCGGCGCTGCGTTACCTGCGCGACGTGCCGCTCGACGAGCTCAAGATCGATCGGACCTTCGTCTGGGGCATCGACGAGGGCCCCGAGGATGCGGCCCTCGCCTTCGCCATCCTGCACCTGGCCGACAGCTTCGCGCTGGCGACCGTGGGGGAGGGGGTCGAGACCGAGACCCAGCTCGCTGCGCTCGCCAGCCGGGGCTGCGTGCTCGTGCAGGGCTACCTGATCTCGCGCCCGCTGCCGGCCGAGACCCTCGTGGCCTGGGTGGCCGTGCACCGGGCCGATCGCGCGGCGGAGGCGGCCGCGGGGGCCCCGCCGCCCGCGTTGCGCTGA